Sequence from the Symbiopectobacterium purcellii genome:
GCTGGTACGCATCGGCACCGCCATTTTCGGTGCGCGTGACTATCCTCAGCATGTATAGGCCTCAGCATGGAAAGCCTATACATGGATAATTCTCGCCATGGATAATCCCCTTCGGGGCTGAACGCTGCTACTGGCCGGTTGACGAACACGAGAGAACATAACGATGCAACACCGCAAGCTCACCTTTATTGGTGCAGGAAACATGGCACAGGCCATCATTGCAGGGCTGGTTAACGGCGGTTATCCTGCCGATCGTATCCGCGTCTGCGCACCAAGCGCCACACGACGGGATGCGCTGGCACAGCGCTATGGCGTTATCAGCAGCGACGATAACCTCGCGGGTGCGCAGGACGCTGATGTCGTGGTGCTGGCGGTGAAACCGCAGTTGATGGCAAGCGTATGCGAGCCGTTACGCGGCCTGCTGAACGTACCGGGCAAGCTGGTGCTGTCTATTGCCGCTGGCGTCAGCGTAGCGCGTTTTCAAGCACTGTTAGGGGAGCCGCTAACGCTGGTGCGCATTATGCCCAACACCCCGTCGTTGGTGGGCAAAGGCATGAGCGGCCTTTACGCCCCCGCTAACGTATCAGCGGAAGATCGGGCCTTTAGCGCCGAACTGATGCAGAGCGTGGGTAAAGTATGCTGGGTTGAGCAAGAGAGCGGCATCAACGGCGTTATCGCCGCCGCAGGCAGTGCACCGGCCTACTTTTTCCTGTTTATGGAAGCGATGCAGCAAGAAGCCATTCGCCAGGGATTCACACCGGACAGTGCACGTCAGTTGGTGCAGCAGGCCGCACTCGGTGCAGCCGCACTGGTAGAAGCCAGTCCCGATACGCCGCTTGCAACGCTGCGTGAGAATGTGACGTCCAAAGGCGGCACCACCGCAGAGGCGCTGCGCGTGTTTAACGAACACCAACTGACACAAACCGTCGCCGATGCCATGCAGGCTGCCGTGCATCGCGCGCAGGAAATGGAAAAACTGTTTTAACGCACCGTTATTCTCCCTATAGCTGATAAGGAATTGATGTTTCTATGCTAACCCTGACGTTTCTGGTCAAGACACTGGTCGACCTGTATGTAATGGTGCTGCTGTTACGCATTTGGATGCAATGGTCACGCAGTGACTTTTATAACCCACTGTCGCAATTCGTGGTGAAAATCACGCAGCCTATCGTCAGGCCGCTGCGCCGTATTCTGCCCGCACTCGGCCCCATCGATAGCGCATCGCTGCTGTTGGCGTTTCTGCTTACCACGTTGAAATACCCGCTGCTGATGCTGATTCAGGTAGGCGCTTTCGCGATAAGCCCGGTGAACTTGCTGGTGGGGTTGTTGGCACTGTTAAAATCCGCAGGCTATCTGGTGTTCTGGGTGGTGATCATCCGAGCGCTGATGAGTTGGGTGAGCCAGGGACGCAGCCCAGTGGACTACCTGCTGTTCCAACTCACCGAGCCGTTTATGGCGCCGATTCGCCGTATTATTCCAGCCATGGGCGGCATCGATTTCTCCGCCATGGCGGTAATTTTGATCCTGTATCTCTTGAACTACCTCGGCATGGACTTGTTCCCGGAATTTTGGTTCCTGCTGTGAGTGCCATAGCACTGCTGCCCGACGGGTTGGTCATTCGGCTCTATATTCAGCCGAAGGCCAGCCGTGACCAGATAGTCGGCCTGCACGGTGATGAGCTGAAAGTCGCCATCACCGCGCCGCCGGTCGATGGCCAGGCCAACGCGCATTTGGTCAAATTCCTTGCCAAGCAGTTCCGGGTGGCAAAAGGCGCGGTGAACATTGAAAAAGGCGAGCTGGGCCGCCATAAACAGATTAGAATTGTTAATCCGCAGCACATTCCTACGGAAATCGCCGCATTGATCTCGCAGTAACCCACCGCAGGGAACTGCGCATCGCAACAGATAACGCCCCGCCATTCCCGACGATGGCATTAACAGAATGCAGGACACACGCATGGATACCACGAGGCAAAACGTCGTTTTAGCCACCGGCAACCCCGGAAAAGTTCGCGAACTCGCCGATCTGCTGGCAGATTTTGGCATGAATATCGTCGCACAAACCGAACTGGGCGTTGATTCTGCCGAAGAAACCGGACTGACCTTTATCGAGAATGCACTGCTCAAAGCACGCCACGCGGCGCACATCACCGGATTACCTGCAGTGGCTGATGACTCGGGTCTGGCGGTGGATGCGTTGGGCGGCGCACCGGGCATCTACTCTGCGCGCTACGCCGGGGTGGATGCCAGCGATCAAGCCAATCTGGACAAACTGCTTGATGCCATCAAGGATGTGCCTGACGAACAGCGCGGAGCCAGCTTCCACTGCGTGCTGGTCTACTTGCGCCACGCCGATGACCCGACGCCGCTGGTCTGCCACGGCCGCTGGCAGGGCGTGCTGACGCGAGCAGCGGTTGGCGAAGGCGGCTTCGGCTATGATCCTATCTTTTACGTGCCGAGCGCAGGCAAAACCGCCGCAGAAATGACGCGCGATGAGAAAAATGCGCTATCGCACCGTGGTCAGGCACTGCGTTTGCTGCTGGATGCGTTGCGTCATGCATAAACTGCCGCCGCTCAGCCTTTACATTCACATTCCGTGGTGTGTGCAAAAGTGCCCGTACTGCGATTTTAACTCCCACGCCCTGAAAGGCGAGGTGCCGCATCAGGAATACGTGGATCACTTATTGGCCGATCTGGATGCGGATCTGCCACTGAGCGGCAACCGGGCTCTCAGTTCAATCTTTATCGGCGGCGGCACGCCAAGCCTGCTGAGCGCAGAAGGTATGCAGGCGCTGCTCGATGGCGTGCGCGCCCGCTTGCCCCTTAGCGCGAATGCCGAAATCACCATGGAAGCCAACCCCGGCACGGTAGAGGCCGATCGCTTTAGCGGCTACCAGCGCGCAGGCATTAATCGAATCTCCATTGGCGTGCAAAGTTTCAGCCCGGAAAAATTGACGCGTCTCGGACGCATTCATGGCCCAGAAGAAGCTAAGCGTGCCGCGCGTCTGGCGGCTGGACTTGGGCTGCGCAGTTTCAATCTTGACCTGATGCACGGCTTGCCGGATCAGACGCTGGAAAAAGCGCTGGACGATTTGCGCCAGGCGATTGCGCTCAATCCGCCGCATCTGTCGTGGTATCAATTGACGATTGAGCCGAATACCCTGTTCGGTTCGCGCCCACCGGTGCTGCCCGATGACGATGCGCTGTGGGATATCTTTGCGCAGGGCCATGCGTTACTCACTGCCGCAGGCTACCAGCAATATGAAACGTCCTCCTACGCCAAACCGGGCTATCAGTGTCAACACAACCTCAACTATTGGCGTTTTGGCGATTATCTGGGGATTGGGTGTGGTGCACATGGCAAAATTACACGTGATGATGGACCTATCCTGAGAACCGTAAAAACCCGCCATCCGCGCGGTTATATGCGCGGTACTTACCTGGACCAGCGCAATGAGGTGCAAGCAGAAGACCTGCCGTTCGAATTCTTTATGAACCGCTTTCGGCTGCTGGAACCCGCGCCGCGTAGCGAATTCAGTGCCTACACCGGCTTGGCAGAAAGCGCTGTGCGCCCGCAAATAGACTGGGCGTTGACGCAAGGCTATCTGACAGAAACCGAGACCCATTGGCAGGTTACCGAACACGGTAAGCTGTTTCTGAACTCCTTGCTGGAAGGGTTTCTGGCGGAATGATTGCAACCAGAAAAAGAAAAAACAGGTGAACGGTTAGACAATGCTGACCGTCACTTGTCCTCTGAATAGTAATAACGCCTGTTTTTTGATTGTTGGCAAACCTGCGAGGTGATAATTTCACGCCCCTTGACGGACTCGAAGGACATTATCAATGATAATAAAAATATATTCCCCACCTACAATGCATATCGCTCTCAGCGCGCAAAATACAAAGGATACGGCGCACAAAAAAAATCTCTCTCGGTGTATCAGTTTTACCGAAAATTCAAGCAATGACATCAAAACTAAAGCAAAAGAAATATCATTAAAATATGATCTGCTGGTCGACGATATTTTATGTGACACACCTGGTGTTCTGAAAAATCAGCGGGAACGCCTGCGCACTCTCGGACTTGCCGTCACGGCACTAGAGCAGCGCACAAAAACAGATTCGTCAAATGCGGAAAAAAAACCAATGCTTGATGTTGCTATTACCGAAAAGATAAAATATATATGCGATGCACTTCCTGTCAATAGAAAAAGAAACTTCACACACGATAATGCTTACCTGTTACGTGGAAATAATTTTATTTCTGAATTTCTTTCTTCAAAGGAAACGTCCGTCGATAAGATAAGTTATGCGCAGTTGTTGAGTATCGGGGAAGACATGAGAAAAAACTGTGCTGATCCCGCTTCCGTTGATCAAGTGGCGATAAAAAAATTCTCAACCGTTTGGGATCTGCGTACTGCGTTGGCGCAATAGTAGTGTTCAGTATTTTTATTTGACGCAAGAGTAACATTACTCGCTGAAAACAGAGGATAAGGAGGCGTTGCCAACGCCTCCTGGTTATCTTAATGGACGGCTTTTGCGCCTACACTGTCCCGCGTGAAATATTGCAACACGGCGGCCAACAATGCCGCTACCGAGCCAACAATAAAGCCCGCCAGGTAACCTTGCGCGTTGCCCCAACCACCAAAGTGGTCAATCATCCACCCGGCCAGTGGCGACGCGGGCAACGTGCCTAAAAATGTCAGCATCAGCAACAGGCCCATTGCAGAACCGGATGCTTTCGGCGCATGGTCCGCCATCATGGCGTAGTACACCGGGAATACCGCATTCAATCCCAACCCCCACATCAACAACACGACCCAAAGCATGCTGATACCGGATACGAAAATCAGCGAGAACACACACACCGCATACCAGGCTGACAGGAAAATCAACGTCTTGCGACGGCCAATATGATCGGAGATATAGCCGAAGAACAGTTGACCAAACCAGCCGGTGATATACGGCACCACGCCGATGATGGCACCAAAGGTATCCTGCTGATTCATGGTAAAGACCACATAAGGAGCCAGGAACCACAGCCCTACCGTTTGTGAAAAGTTAATCAGGCCCGCACCGATCACCGTCAGCAAAATATTGCGATTCGCCAGAACCTGCTTGGTTTCTGCCAACTGTTCTTTGAACGTCAGCACCTCTTCCGGCTCGTCAGACGGCGCAGTCAATCCATGTGCATGCGCATAGTCATTCACTTCCTGATAGCTTTTCGGCGTGGCAAACATCCATAACATCACCGCCAGCACGTAACCAATGATCGGCGTCAGCAGGAACACCAAACGCCAATTCTCGCTACCAAAGGTCGCCAAAATCCAGCTTGCCGCCAAACCGCCCAGCAATGCGCCTACCGGATACCCGGTGTGGTGCAAACCCAAGGCAAAACCACGGTGCTCTTTGCGCCAATATTCAGAACATTGCGCAATATTAGTGACTTCAGCCCCACCGGCCGCCCCCATGCCTAACACGCGCCACAGGATGAATTGCCATAAATTCAAACAGGTCGCTTTAATACCAATCAGGATCGAAAACGTGGTGAAAAACACCATATACCACACCTGACTCTTCTTCCTTTTCCAGCCACGGCCAATCTTATCGGCAATAATACCGGCAGGTAGCGCCACCAAGGCATAAGCCAGGAAAAACAGGCTAACGATATAACCCCACTCCACCCCAGTCAGATGAAACTCATTAATGATGGATGGTTGAACACGGAACATAATTTCCCGGTCATTGGCATTCATCACCCATAGCAGCCACGTGAGGAACAGCATAATCCAACTGGCACGGGCGCCCCTTGGCACTTTGAAACCAACCATATGATCCCCCTAATTTTATTATTTTAATCGCCGTGACATTTTGACTATATAGGCAATTACATTTAACGAGATAATACTTACACTCGCATAGAAAAAGCGCACAGCAAACGTGGTTTCAAATAACCCTACCGTCGCCCATGCGATTAATATGCTTATCATTAGTCCGGAAATCACCATAAAGAAGAATTCCCGTCTAATCAGGGTACTTATCGGAACATCATCAACAAAAGATGGTTTTAAAGGACGCATGACACCACCTATTTCATATAAATAAAACGCTCTCCGGGGACCATTAAATGGAACTTGTTTCCTGGATACGCTGATAGCATATAATCCACAAAATAACTGGGATTATCCGTGTTGCACGCAAACATATCGAAATGAAAAGGCAGCATCATATCCGCACCAGACTGATGATAAAGATCTGCCGCATCCCTGAAATTCATATTCGGGATAATGCCTCTTTTTTCCCGGCTGTAATCTCCCCCATTGATCGGTAATGCAATAATATCCGGCGCGAACGCCGTCACTTCGGCTTCCAATTCCGGTGTCAGCAACGTATCGCCGCAGTGGTAAAACGACAGATTATCGGTGGTGATCAGATACCCGAGATAGCGATCGTGCCCCTGCGCATTTTTTTCATAGACGCTATGGGCAGAGGCAATCGGCAGGATACGGTAATTCCCAACCTGAAACGCCACGCCGGTCAGCGCTGAATGGATATTTCCCTGAATGTTGGCATGAGTATGCCTTAATGCATCGGCATCCTCGGAGGGAATATAAAACGGCATATTCTCCCGGACGGCAGCGATGCGTTGCAGCGTTGATAAATCCATATGGTCATCGTGATGATGCGTAATCAAAATGGCATCCGCACTGGCGATATCCTCGGGTTCAACCACCGGATCAAACGCCCGCACAAATTCAGTGCCGGGTTTATTTATCTCGATAGAACGCGTCAAATACGGATCGATAACCAGTATATTATTTTCACTGTTTTTTAATACAAATCCCGCCTGACCAAGGCTCCAGATGGCCAACGTGTCAGAGGGAACTCGCGTTTGTTCTATTTCTGCACGAAGGGTAGCTCGTGCTCTTAATGTATACCGCATAGGTTTTTTCTCTGTTATGTAGGGTACCGCTATTGTGGCAAGCGATTACCACTCAGCGACGGCACCATCGGCATAACGCCACACTGGATTACGCCAATCTGGCGCGTTTTTGCTGCGCTCGATGACCAGTTCTTCATTGATTTCCACGCCAAGTCCCGGTTTATTTAACGGGTAGAAGTGGCCATCGGTCATGGTGAAATCGTCTTTGTTCACCACGTAATCTAATAATTCTGCCCCTTTGTTGTAGTGAATCCCCATGCTTTGTTCCTGGAACACCGCGTTGCGGGAGACAAAATCGAGATGCAGACAGGCAGCAAGTGCAATCGGGCCCAGTGGGCAGTGTGGTGCCAGTGCCACGTCGTAAGCTTCCGCCATGGCAGCAATCTTGAAGCACTCCGTGATCCCGCCTGCGTGCGACAGGTCGGGCTGAATAATCGCCAAACCGCCATCTGCCAGTACGCGTTTAAAGTCAAAGCGCGAGAACATCCGCTCACCGGCGGCAATAGGCAGGTGTGTTTGCGCAGCCAAACGCGGGTAATACTCCGCCTGCTCGGCCAGCACCGGCTCTTCAATGAACAGTGGGCGATACGGCTCCAGTTCTTTGATCAGGATTTTTGCCATTGGCGCATCCACGCGACCGTGGAAATCCAGGCCAAATTCAATGCTGTTACCAAAAGCCTCACGAATTTCAGCGACCACGGCGACAGTGGCATCCACTTTACGGGAATTGTCGATGATCCCCATTTCCTCACAGCCGTTGAGTTTGAAGGTATCAAAACCAATCTCGGTGAGCTTTTTAATGCCCGCAATCACTTCTGAAGGACGATCGCCCCCCACCCAGCTGTAGGCTTTGATTTTGTCACGCACCAGCCCACCCAATAACTGATAGACGGGAACGCCCAACGCTTTGCCTTTGATATCCCACAGCGCCTGATCGATACCTGCGATGGCACTCATCAGGATCGGCCCACCCCGGTAGAAACCCGCACGGTAGAGCACTTGCCAGATATCATTAATCCGCGCCGGATCTTGTCCAATCAGATAGTCAGACAACTCATGCACGGCAGCTTCAACGGTGCGCGCACGGCCTTCAATCACCGGCTCCCCCCAACCGACGATCCCTTCATCGGTTTCAATCTTGAGGAACATCCAGCGCGGCGGCAGCCGGTAGGTCGTGAGTTTGGTAATTTTCATTCAACAGCATCCTTATAGGCGTTAACAAATGCATGCGCTTGCTGCGCGGTGACCTCAACAGACTGGCCGGCCCGATAAAGATCGCTGCCTAATCCCGCCCCGGTGCAACCGGCTTGCAGGTACTCCTTCAGGTTTTCTGGCGTCACGCCACCGACCGCGAATACAGGTATCTCTTTCGGCAGCACGGCTTTCAACGCCTTGATATAGGCCGGTCCAAAGGCGGAAGAAGGGAAAATTTTCAAGGCTTGCGCCCCGGCATCAAGTGCGGTAAAGGCTTCTGTTGCGGTGGCACACCCTGGGCACACCACCATGCCATACCCCACCGCACGGCGAATCACTTCTGGAGAAATGCTGGGTGTCACCACCAACTTGCTGCCAATTTCCTGTAATTTATCGACATTTTCAGGTTGTAGCACCGTCCCCGCGCCAATCAGGGCACGATGCCCAAAATGTTCAACCGCCTGCTGAATGCTGAGATAGGGTTGCGGAGAGTTGAGCGGAATTTCCACCGCATCAAACCCGGCATCCAATAGTGCCCCAACATGTGCCACCACTTCTGGCGGCGTAATGCCACGCAGAATGGCAATCAGGGGAAGATCAGTTTTCCAACTCATTCACAATGCTCCTTATACCTGCCTGAAAAGCCCGATCGCCGTCCATTTGCTGCCAGCGTAATCCAGCTTGTTGTAATGCGAGTTCATAACGGGCCGTAAGTGCGGAAGCGCCAATCAGGGTGATGGACTCCTCTGCCGACACCGGATAGTGGCGCTGCATCTGTGCCACTTCATTGCCAATCAGCAACCCTGAGAGCCACTCGCTCACCGCGCTTTTCTCCAAGCGCCCCAGCACGTGAGCCGCGCGTGTTTCAAACAGGCAGCGAATGATGTTGTCGTCGGCAAAGCCGAGCGCTAATCCCTGCTGGAAAGCCTGCGGCGAAGGCTGCTGCTCGCAAAGACCGACACCGATCAGCGAGTGCGCCATCAACAGGTGATGCAATTCGCCGGTCATCACGGTGCGAAAATCCAGTACGCGATTGCCCTCTGCGTGAACCCATTTTGAATGGGTGCCAGGCATCAGATACAAAGAGGAAGGTACTTCGCTATAAGCACCGATCAACTGGGTTTCTTCCCCGCGCATCACATTGCAGTTATCAGTCTGTTCAATGCTCAGTCCCGGCACAATCCAGGCGGTAAAGGGTTCAGCCGCGTCGACGCGCGTCAGGCGCTTGCCGATCTCCGTCAAACGCGTCGGACAAGGCAGGTAAGGCACGGAAAGCCAGCCTGCGTTACTGCCCACCATACCCGCCATCACCACCGGCACGTTATGTTGCTGCCAGGGAGCGATAACACGCTGAAAGACCTGCTGCGGCGTTTGACCATTCAGGCGAGTCACACCCGCTTGCGATTTCTGGCTGTCAATACACACGCCATCCAGGTACAACCAGGCACGCAGGTTGGTAGATCCCCAATCAACGGCGATATAGCTTGCACTCATGTAATGTCCTTTAACCGTTTGGTCGAGCTGGCGATCATGGTGAGGGCCGCCCGCTCTGCTGCTTCAACATCCTGATGCCGGATGGCATCATACAAATTCTGGTGCTCTTGCAAGGTGCGCGGCATGTTCGCTTCATCCGGCATGTAAGTGCCTTCAAACACCGCCCGTTGCAGTGAACTGATTGCCACGCTCAATTGTTGTAAAACCGGATTGTGCACCGCCGCCAGCACCGCCTCATGGAAACGAATATCCGCTTCATTGAACGCCGCCCGGTTCTGGTGGTTGGCGATCATGTCGGTGAGCGCCGCCTCAATCACGGCCAATTCACTCGATGTTGCCCGTTCTGCCGCCCAGCGTGCGATGGTCGGCTCCACCAAATTACGCACTTCGCTCATGGCCCCAATCAGTCGGGGGTCATAGTCGCTGGCCAGCACCCATTGCAGCACATCGGTATCCAGGTAATTCCACTGGTTGCGCGGCGCAACAAACGCGCCCCGATACCGTTTCACCTCAACCAAGCGCTTGGCTGTCAGCGCCCGGAACACTTCACGGATGATGTTGCGCGACGTCTGAAATTCCTCGCACAGTTCCGCCTCAGCCGGTAACGGTGCGCCTGGCGCATACTTTCCACCGACAATCTGTTGACCAATATCGAGAATGATGCGGTCAGTCTTACTCAGGTCCTGCTGGTTCATATTCACCTCAAAGAGCCAAAACGGATGGATGCCACTGCATCTACTTTACCTGCCAGACCGTTATGCGTCGTCGAATTGCTGCACAATTCACACACCAGGCTCTCTCTTCTGGCGCTCATTGTAGTACTATAATAAAATATTGTACTACAATATGAATCACAAAACGGGCAACAAAAACAAATTAGCAACATCAATAGTCATCAAATGACACATTGACGGTAACAAGGGACATGTTAAGAGGGGGGGATATTGATCAGAGCGATAACCCTACCAGCGGGATATCGCACCAACACAGAAGGGGAGTAACTTAGCGCGGTGATTGCATATCAATGTGTGGGATGCCGTCCTCGTCGTACACCTCACTGCAAGGCGTAAAGCCGAAACCGCCGTAGAAGTGCTGCAAGTGGGCCTGTGCCGAGAGGAAAAGCGGCTTGTCAGCCCAGTGACGCGCGCAAACCACCCGCACATGCTCCATCAGCAGATGCCCCACATGCTGCCCACGCGCGCTGGGCGCAACGATAACACGCCCAATCTTCACGCTGTCTTTTATCGTCTTAGGCGCGAGCAACCGGGCGTAGGCCACCATTTTTCCTTGATGATAAGCGGCTACATGGCGATGGCTATCCACCAAATCCTGTCCATCAATATCCTGATACGGGCAGTTCTGCTCGACCACAAAGACCTGATTGCGTAACGCCAGATGTCATACAGCGCATACAGGTTCAGATCCTTGGCACTCCAGTCGTGCCAAATCAGGTTCATTTTCATTTCCTCAGCCATTACCGCCATGTCGTCTATCCTTACGCTCCACCGGTTGAATGTCGCGCACGCGCCGTCGCCACCCACAGCACCACAATACTTAAGGCAAATAATACGCCAAACCCGACGCCAATGCCGAGAACCGGAACGCCCAGTTTCACCACCAACGAGTAGAGGCCCAGCATCAGCAGCATCGCGGTATTCTCACCCAGGTTTTGTACTGCAATGGCGTTACCCGCCCCCACGCTGATACGTCCTCGCTCTTGCAGCAGCGCATTAAGCGGCACGATAAAAAAGCCGCCCAGCGCACCGATAATCACCAGCAGGCCATAGGCGCCTATCAGGTTGGTCTGCAAGGTAAAAAAGACCACCGCAACGCCAATCAGCACCCCAGCAGGTAGGCAACGGCGCACGGTGTTTAGCGTAATCAATTTGGCCGCCAGCGCCGCACCCAACACAATCCCCACCGCCACCATAGCATTGAGCAGCGTCGGTGTAGCGTTGTCCGTAATACCAAGCGCCAGTGGCACCCACAGCACCAGCAGAAAGCGCAGCGTCACGCCCGCCCCCCAAAACAGGCTGGTGCCGATCAAAGAGAGCCGGGCATCACCGTCACGCCACAGCGTGATAGCCGCAGAGAAGAAGCCTTGCGCCATGCGTTTCGGATGCCAGGAGGTGCCCGGTCGCGCCGCTTTCAAGCGTGGGATCATCAGGTTCGCCGCCAGCGCAATGCCATAGGCCAACGCACAGGCCCCCAACGCCAGATACAGGTTCCAATCAGCCAGCACGCCGCCTGCGACCGAACCAATCAAAATGGCCGCAATGGTCGACGCTTCCATTAAACCGTTGGCTTTCACCAACTGATCGCCGTGGGTGATTTCGCCAAGAATGCCGTATTTAGCCGGCGAGTATGCCGCCGCCCCGACGCCAACCAACGCATAGCCGAGGAATGGGTTGCCCCCCACGCAGATCGACAGGGCACCCAGCAGCTTCAAGGCGTTGGCGAACATCATCACTCGCCCTTTGGCAAAGCTGTCGGCCACTTGCCCAACAAAAGGGGCCAACACGATATAGGCCGCCACAAACCCCATTTGCAGCACCGGCTGGCTCCACTCGGGATAGAGCAACGATTTGATCAGTGCCAACGTGGCAAACAGCAGCGCATTATCGCCAAAGGCGGAGAAAAACTGCGCAACGATGACCGCATTCATACTGCGCGACAGCAGCGGCGGCATGGCTCCTTGCGACGAACTCACTCTGCGCCCTCCGGCTGCTCTGCCATCTGGCGCAGCGTCACGAAATCCGGTTTGCCACTGCCCAGAAGGGGCAGTGCTTTGAGCACGCGAATGTCACGCGGTACCGCCAGTTCCGGCACGCCGCTGCTGCGCGCTTGCGCCAGCAAACGCTCGCGGGTCAGCGTACTGTCGGTGGTAAACAGCACTAACGCTTCCCCTTTGCTGCTGTCGCTTTTCGCGCTGGCAGCATGCTGTTTGTCCGCTGAAACCTGCAGCGCCAACTGTTCCACGCTCTCCAGCGAGACCATCTCTCCGGCCAGCTTGGCAAAGCGCTTCACCCGGCCCACGATGGTACAAAAGCCCTGCGCGTCCACATCGACAATATCGCCAGTGTCATACCACCCTTCTTGGCGCTCACCCTCGGCATTTTCCGCCACCGGGCGCTCCAGCACGCCGGGGTTTTCTACCCTCAGGTAGCCTTTCATCACATTGGGGCCACGCAATTGCAACCGGCCGCCGCGCTCGATGCCCGGCACCGGAATCAATCGGAATTCAATCTCTGGCAACAAGCGCCCTACGGTGTGCACCTTTGCCGCCATTGGGACGTTGATCGCCACCACCGGTGCGCATTCGGTAACGCCATAGCCTTCAAGGATGCGGATACCGAATTTATCCTGCCAAACGTTACGCACATTCTCAGACAGCTTCTCCGCCCCGGCGACCACGTAGCGTAAGCGAGCAAAATCATAAGGATGTGCCACGCGCGCGTAGTGCCCCAAGAAGGTGGAGGTGCCAAACAGCACGGTACAGTTCTGATCGTAAACCAGCTCAGGAACGATACGGTAATGCAGCGGACTGGGATAAAGGAAAACCCGCGCGCCGGTCAGCAACGGGGTAAATAAACCCACGGTCAAGCCAAAGGCATGGAACAGCGGCAGCGCCGACATAAAGCGATCGCGCGGAGTAAAATCCGCCACGGTACGAATCTGCTCGACGTTCGCCAGCAGGCTGGCGTGGGAGTGCACCACACCTTTCGGGTTGCCTTCAGAACCGGAGGTAAACAGGATCATCGCCGCATCATCTGGCTGATGCGGCACCATGGCGCGCACCGGGAACAGCAGGTGGAAGAAAATCCACGCTTTGTCAGCCAGGGTTACCGTGCCCTTCAAATCTTCCAGATACACCCAGTTGGCCTCTTTCACCTGCTCCGGCAGGTGGGTCAGTTTCCCTTTTTCCAGAAACTGACGCGAAGTGACGATGGTTTTGATTTCCTCCGCCAGCATCGCGCTCTTAATGCCTTTTGCCCCCGCCGTATAGTTCAACATGGCAGGCACGCGGGCGCGCAGCGAAGCACCGAGAATGGCCGCCGCCGTCACCGTGGCATTGGGCAACAGCAGGCCGACGTGCTCTTTCTCCCG
This genomic interval carries:
- the dgoD gene encoding galactonate dehydratase, translated to MKITKLTTYRLPPRWMFLKIETDEGIVGWGEPVIEGRARTVEAAVHELSDYLIGQDPARINDIWQVLYRAGFYRGGPILMSAIAGIDQALWDIKGKALGVPVYQLLGGLVRDKIKAYSWVGGDRPSEVIAGIKKLTEIGFDTFKLNGCEEMGIIDNSRKVDATVAVVAEIREAFGNSIEFGLDFHGRVDAPMAKILIKELEPYRPLFIEEPVLAEQAEYYPRLAAQTHLPIAAGERMFSRFDFKRVLADGGLAIIQPDLSHAGGITECFKIAAMAEAYDVALAPHCPLGPIALAACLHLDFVSRNAVFQEQSMGIHYNKGAELLDYVVNKDDFTMTDGHFYPLNKPGLGVEINEELVIERSKNAPDWRNPVWRYADGAVAEW
- a CDS encoding 2-dehydro-3-deoxy-6-phosphogalactonate aldolase, which gives rise to MSWKTDLPLIAILRGITPPEVVAHVGALLDAGFDAVEIPLNSPQPYLSIQQAVEHFGHRALIGAGTVLQPENVDKLQEIGSKLVVTPSISPEVIRRAVGYGMVVCPGCATATEAFTALDAGAQALKIFPSSAFGPAYIKALKAVLPKEIPVFAVGGVTPENLKEYLQAGCTGAGLGSDLYRAGQSVEVTAQQAHAFVNAYKDAVE
- a CDS encoding 2-dehydro-3-deoxygalactonokinase, with product MSASYIAVDWGSTNLRAWLYLDGVCIDSQKSQAGVTRLNGQTPQQVFQRVIAPWQQHNVPVVMAGMVGSNAGWLSVPYLPCPTRLTEIGKRLTRVDAAEPFTAWIVPGLSIEQTDNCNVMRGEETQLIGAYSEVPSSLYLMPGTHSKWVHAEGNRVLDFRTVMTGELHHLLMAHSLIGVGLCEQQPSPQAFQQGLALGFADDNIIRCLFETRAAHVLGRLEKSAVSEWLSGLLIGNEVAQMQRHYPVSAEESITLIGASALTARYELALQQAGLRWQQMDGDRAFQAGIRSIVNELEN
- the dgoR gene encoding D-galactonate utilization transcriptional regulator DgoR, whose translation is MNQQDLSKTDRIILDIGQQIVGGKYAPGAPLPAEAELCEEFQTSRNIIREVFRALTAKRLVEVKRYRGAFVAPRNQWNYLDTDVLQWVLASDYDPRLIGAMSEVRNLVEPTIARWAAERATSSELAVIEAALTDMIANHQNRAAFNEADIRFHEAVLAAVHNPVLQQLSVAISSLQRAVFEGTYMPDEANMPRTLQEHQNLYDAIRHQDVEAAERAALTMIASSTKRLKDIT
- the lplT gene encoding lysophospholipid transporter LplT, producing the protein MPPLLSRSMNAVIVAQFFSAFGDNALLFATLALIKSLLYPEWSQPVLQMGFVAAYIVLAPFVGQVADSFAKGRVMMFANALKLLGALSICVGGNPFLGYALVGVGAAAYSPAKYGILGEITHGDQLVKANGLMEASTIAAILIGSVAGGVLADWNLYLALGACALAYGIALAANLMIPRLKAARPGTSWHPKRMAQGFFSAAITLWRDGDARLSLIGTSLFWGAGVTLRFLLVLWVPLALGITDNATPTLLNAMVAVGIVLGAALAAKLITLNTVRRCLPAGVLIGVAVVFFTLQTNLIGAYGLLVIIGALGGFFIVPLNALLQERGRISVGAGNAIAVQNLGENTAMLLMLGLYSLVVKLGVPVLGIGVGFGVLFALSIVVLWVATARARHSTGGA